A genomic window from Salvia splendens isolate huo1 chromosome 11, SspV2, whole genome shotgun sequence includes:
- the LOC121753903 gene encoding MLO-like protein 1 isoform X1 — protein sequence MAGGGGEGASLEYTPTWVVAFVCSVIVAISFLAERLLHSSGKYLLKKNQGSLFQALQKIKEELMLLGFISLMLAAFQSRLSKICIPKGWTHHWLPCNKEQKIKSTAHFLTFSSTRHLLAAADDSAGYCDSKGKAPLLSVKALHDLHIFIFVLAVSHVVFSVLTLIFGRLRIRQWRHWEDSILNKQYDPEQAVTHVQDHAFIRNRFSGIGKVSLFGWVKSFFKQFFHSVSKEDYTTLRLGFVMNHFRGNPKFNFYKYMTRALEKDFKKVVGISWYLWVFVLLFLLVNVDGWHAYFWISFIPLVLLLTLGTKLEHIIIQLAREVAQKHIAVEGDLVVSPSDDHFWFHRPRLVLILIHIILFQNAFEIAVFFWMFLLNGFDSCIMGEVGYVIPRLVIGVFVQFLCSYSTLPLYAIVAQMGSSFNKAIFKDHVQAGLVGWAQKAKNKDASKGKDSVSDHQGSLLKLEVMQSPPTHNNNGTAPEIKHTT from the exons atggccGGAGGTGGTGGAGAAGGAGCTTCCCTAGAGTATACTCCGACATGGGTGGTGGCGTTCGTCTGCAGCGTCATCGTTGCCATATCATTTTTAGCTGAAAGATTACTCCATAGTTCTGGCAAG TATTTATTGAAGAAGAATCAGGGGTCTCTGTTTCAGGCCttgcagaaaataaaagaag AGCTGATGTTGCTGGGATTCATATCCTTAATGCTGGCTGCATTTCAATCCAGACTTAGTAAAATCTGCATTCCTAAAGGCTGGACTCATCATTGGCTCCCTTGCAACAAGGAACAAAAGATCAAATCCACAGCTCACTTCCTCACCTTCTCTTCCACCCGCCACCTCCTCGCCGCTGCTGATGACTCTGCAGGTTACTGTGATTCCAAg GGAAAGGCACCGTTGCTGTCTGTGAAAGCTCTGCATGATCTCCACATTTTCATCTTTGTGTTGGCTGTGTCCCATGTTGTATTCTCAGTTCTCACACTCATCTTTGGGCGTTTGAGG ATACGGCAGTGGAGACATTGGGAAGATTCCATACTCAATAAACAATATGATCCTGAACAAG CTGTGACTCATGTCCAAGATCATGCCTTCATCAGGAACAGATTTTCCGGCATCGGTAAAGTGTCGTTGTTTGGATGGGTG aaaTCTTTCTTCAAGCAATTCTTTCACTCTGTCAGCAAAGAAGACTACACCACTCTCAGGCTTGGCTTCGTAATG AATCATTTCCGTGGAAATCCCAAGTTCAATTTCTACAAGTACATGACTCGCGCTCTCGAAAAAGATTTCAAGAAAGTAGTTGGAATTAG TTGGTATCTTTGGGTGTTCGTACTTCTCTTCTTGTTGGTGAACGTCGATG gttggcatgcatatttctgGATCTCCTTCATTCCTCTAGTa CTTTTGCTAACTCTGGGGACTAAGCTGGAGCACATAATAATCCAACTAGCTCGAGAGGTGGCGCAGAAGCACATAGCAGTCGAAGGGGACTTGGTTGTGAGCCCTTCGGACGATCATTTCTGGTTCCACCGCCCACGCCTCGTGCTAATACTTATCCACATCATTCTCTTCCAAAATGCCTTTGAGATTGCTGTCTTCTTCTGGATGTTCCTCCTCAATGGCTTCGACTCCTGCATAATGGGAGAAGTCGGCTATGTCATTCCTAGACTTGTCATAGG GGTGTTTGTACAGTTCCTTTGCAGTTACAGCACTCTACCGCTCTACGCCATTGTTGCGCAG ATGGGGAGTTCGTTCAACAAGGCGATATTCAAAGATCATGTTCAAGCCGGGCTGGTCGGGTGGGCTCAAAAGGCTAAGAACAAGGACGCTAGCAAGGGCAAGGATTCGGTGTCGGATCATCAAGGATCTCTTCTCAAACTTGAGGTGATGCAGAGTCCACCTACACACAACAATAATGGGACAGCCCCAGAAATCAAACATACAACCTGA
- the LOC121753903 gene encoding MLO-like protein 1 isoform X2, which produces MTLQGKAPLLSVKALHDLHIFIFVLAVSHVVFSVLTLIFGRLRIRQWRHWEDSILNKQYDPEQAVTHVQDHAFIRNRFSGIGKVSLFGWVKSFFKQFFHSVSKEDYTTLRLGFVMNHFRGNPKFNFYKYMTRALEKDFKKVVGISWYLWVFVLLFLLVNVDGWHAYFWISFIPLVLLLTLGTKLEHIIIQLAREVAQKHIAVEGDLVVSPSDDHFWFHRPRLVLILIHIILFQNAFEIAVFFWMFLLNGFDSCIMGEVGYVIPRLVIGVFVQFLCSYSTLPLYAIVAQMGSSFNKAIFKDHVQAGLVGWAQKAKNKDASKGKDSVSDHQGSLLKLEVMQSPPTHNNNGTAPEIKHTT; this is translated from the exons ATGACTCTGCAG GGAAAGGCACCGTTGCTGTCTGTGAAAGCTCTGCATGATCTCCACATTTTCATCTTTGTGTTGGCTGTGTCCCATGTTGTATTCTCAGTTCTCACACTCATCTTTGGGCGTTTGAGG ATACGGCAGTGGAGACATTGGGAAGATTCCATACTCAATAAACAATATGATCCTGAACAAG CTGTGACTCATGTCCAAGATCATGCCTTCATCAGGAACAGATTTTCCGGCATCGGTAAAGTGTCGTTGTTTGGATGGGTG aaaTCTTTCTTCAAGCAATTCTTTCACTCTGTCAGCAAAGAAGACTACACCACTCTCAGGCTTGGCTTCGTAATG AATCATTTCCGTGGAAATCCCAAGTTCAATTTCTACAAGTACATGACTCGCGCTCTCGAAAAAGATTTCAAGAAAGTAGTTGGAATTAG TTGGTATCTTTGGGTGTTCGTACTTCTCTTCTTGTTGGTGAACGTCGATG gttggcatgcatatttctgGATCTCCTTCATTCCTCTAGTa CTTTTGCTAACTCTGGGGACTAAGCTGGAGCACATAATAATCCAACTAGCTCGAGAGGTGGCGCAGAAGCACATAGCAGTCGAAGGGGACTTGGTTGTGAGCCCTTCGGACGATCATTTCTGGTTCCACCGCCCACGCCTCGTGCTAATACTTATCCACATCATTCTCTTCCAAAATGCCTTTGAGATTGCTGTCTTCTTCTGGATGTTCCTCCTCAATGGCTTCGACTCCTGCATAATGGGAGAAGTCGGCTATGTCATTCCTAGACTTGTCATAGG GGTGTTTGTACAGTTCCTTTGCAGTTACAGCACTCTACCGCTCTACGCCATTGTTGCGCAG ATGGGGAGTTCGTTCAACAAGGCGATATTCAAAGATCATGTTCAAGCCGGGCTGGTCGGGTGGGCTCAAAAGGCTAAGAACAAGGACGCTAGCAAGGGCAAGGATTCGGTGTCGGATCATCAAGGATCTCTTCTCAAACTTGAGGTGATGCAGAGTCCACCTACACACAACAATAATGGGACAGCCCCAGAAATCAAACATACAACCTGA
- the LOC121753904 gene encoding serine/threonine-protein kinase rio2-like, producing the protein MKLDVNALRYLTKDDFRVLTAVEMGMRNHEIVPAELIGRIASLKHGGTYKVLKNLLKHKLVHHDSSKYDGFRLTYLGYDFLAIKTLVNRGVFASVGRQIGVGKESDIFEVGTEDGTVLAMKLHRLGRVSFRAVKSKRDYLRHRRSFNWLYLSRLAAIKEFAFMKGLEEHGFPVPNAVDCNRHCVIMSLVQGYPLLQVKELPNPDTLFETILGLVVRLAEHGLIHCDFNEFNIMIDDDEKVTMIDFPQMISVSHRNAQMYFDRDIECIFKFFRKRFHLSFDKKEIECDDSDVELGGSCRPQFSDINKVSGVLDKELEASGFTRKDQDDMEKFVDGDVEEDLGSDSGESEDADDTAQHINDATLSGFESLSLTKEEGDNLHEGDSEANQNILRQHTSNEARQSSEMAWEDRQVEHHDSSADDNSEEEEEEEHDDDPELEKRLTKQRQRAIQAARGRRKGITSRNSYKDKGGKSSHNSKIQKQLGSW; encoded by the exons ATGAAGTTAGATGTGAATGCTTTGCGGTATTTGACGAAGGATGATTTCAGGGTTCTTACCGCCGTCGAGATGGGAATGCGCAAT caTGAAATTGTACCGGCGGAGTTGATCGGCCGAATCGCCTCACTCAA GCATGGCGGCACTTATAAAGTATTGAAGaat TTACTCAAGCACAAGCTGGTGCATCATGACTCTTCCAAGT ATGATGGTTTCCGGCTAACATACTTGGGCTACGACTTTCTTGCAATCAAGACATTGGTGAACAGGGGAGTTTTTGCTTCTGTTGGTCGACAGATTGGTGTGGGGAAGGAGTCTG ATATATTCGAGGTTGGTACGGAAGATGGCACAGTTCTTGCTATGAAGTTACACAGGCTTGGTAGGGTTTCTTTTAGAGCAGTCAAGTCTAAACGTGATTATTTGAGGCATCGCAGAAGCTTTAACTGGTTATACTTGTCAAGGCTTGCTGCCATCAAAGAATTTGCCTTTATGAA AGGCTTGGAAGAACATGGTTTTCCTGTTCCAAATGCAGTGGATTGCAATCGGCATTGTGTTATCATGTCACTCGTCCAAGGTTACCCGCT TTTGCAGGTTAAGGAGTTGCCCAATCCTGATACACTCTTTGAAACAATTCTTGGTCTTGTTGTACGCCTGGCAGAACACGGGCTCATTCACTGTGATTTCAATGAATTTAATATCATG attgatgatgatgagaagGTGACAATGATTGATTTTCCACAAATGATCTCGGTTTCTCATCGAAATGCACAGAT GTACTTTGACCGCGATATTGAGTGCATCTTCAAGTTTTTCCGGAAAAG GTTTCACCTCTCTTTTGACAAAAAAGAAATTGAGTGTGATGATTCAGATGTAGAGTTAGGTGGAAGTTGCCGGCCTCAGTTTTCAGACATAAATAAAGTTTCTGGTGTCCTGGACAAGGAACTTGAAGCTAGTGGTTTCACTAGAAAGGATCAAGATGATATGGAGAAG TTTGTTGATGGGGATGTTGAAGAAGATCTGGGATCTGATTCTGGAGAAAGTGAGGATGCAGATGATACTGCTCAACACATAAATGATGCAACCCTAAGTGGTTTTGAGTCCTTGAGCTTGACTAAAGAG GAAGGAGATAACTTGCACGAAGGTGATTCAGAAGCCAATCAAAACATTTTGCGTCAGCATACTTCCAACGAGGCTAGACAAAGTAGCGAAATGGCCTGGGAAGATAGGCAGGTTGAGCACCATGATAGTTCAGCGGACGATAAttctgaagaagaagaagaagaggagcaTGACGATGACCCTGAGCTTGAAAAGCGTCTGACCAAGCAACGACAACGTGCCATCCAAGCTGCTCGTGGGAGGAGGAAAGGTATAACCTCTAGAAATAGTTACAAGGACAAAGGTGGAAAGTCCTCTCATAATTCAAAGATCCAAAAACAATTAGGCAGCTGGTGA